From Paenibacillus polymyxa, the proteins below share one genomic window:
- a CDS encoding glycoside hydrolase family 30 protein yields MKKLQKQRRSDFLLLIVAAIILIGAILVSLAMQNGVNTAGEKNVSMWLTTPDPANRLTQQAPIPWRIDDSNEAAASADTLTVEIRPNIRYQTIEGFGAAVSGSSAYLMNHGMSANQRDQLLNDLFTAGGIQLSYIRHTIGASDYSVDEQGQPSSYTYDDVATGKDYELNHFSIAKDRDVIDVLKQILRRNQDLRIMGTPWTAPPWMKYGEQIYNGWYLDYTDPRVYQAYADYFVRYIQAFANEGVPIQAISIQNEPEFTTSKYPSMSMGAVEQAKFIKQYLGPALSRNDLSTHIIAFDHNWDTGSEYAKTVLGDEQARSYTHGTAFHCYQGEPTAMTDVHDAFPDKPVYMTECSGGAWSSGFGDDLSWDMSKLIIGAPRNWSQNVLFWNIALDPSGGPANGGCTNCRGVVTIDPLSGAVTKNVEYYAIGHASKFVRPGAVRIDSTHYSGSIETVAYRNPDGTLVLIAANTGENTKTFKVRQGNHVFKSTLPSKSAATFQWEPTTS; encoded by the coding sequence CTGCTTATAGTTGCAGCTATCATCTTGATTGGTGCTATTCTGGTCAGTCTGGCTATGCAGAATGGTGTGAACACGGCAGGCGAAAAGAATGTCAGTATGTGGCTAACCACACCGGACCCCGCGAATCGTCTAACACAGCAAGCCCCAATTCCATGGAGAATAGACGACAGTAACGAAGCTGCAGCGAGTGCGGATACACTGACGGTTGAGATTAGACCCAATATTCGTTACCAGACGATAGAAGGGTTTGGTGCAGCCGTGTCCGGTTCGTCCGCATATCTGATGAATCATGGCATGTCTGCCAATCAGCGTGACCAGTTGCTCAATGATTTGTTTACAGCTGGCGGCATTCAATTAAGCTATATTCGCCATACCATAGGAGCATCAGATTATTCAGTGGATGAACAGGGACAACCTAGCAGCTATACTTACGATGATGTGGCAACCGGCAAGGACTATGAGCTAAATCATTTTTCCATTGCCAAGGATCGGGATGTGATCGATGTGCTGAAGCAAATTCTGAGAAGAAACCAGGATCTACGGATTATGGGGACTCCTTGGACGGCCCCGCCCTGGATGAAATATGGTGAGCAGATATATAACGGCTGGTATTTGGACTATACCGATCCGCGTGTCTATCAGGCGTATGCTGACTATTTTGTTCGTTATATACAAGCCTTTGCGAACGAGGGAGTCCCAATTCAGGCGATTTCCATTCAAAATGAACCGGAATTCACCACGTCCAAGTATCCCAGCATGAGTATGGGAGCAGTGGAGCAGGCGAAATTTATCAAGCAATACTTAGGCCCTGCTTTAAGTCGAAACGATTTGTCTACCCACATTATTGCCTTTGACCATAACTGGGATACAGGGAGTGAATATGCCAAGACCGTGCTGGGAGACGAACAGGCTCGAAGCTATACGCACGGAACAGCCTTTCATTGCTACCAAGGAGAGCCGACAGCGATGACAGACGTGCACGATGCTTTTCCGGATAAGCCTGTTTATATGACAGAATGCAGCGGAGGAGCATGGAGCTCAGGCTTTGGAGATGATTTAAGCTGGGATATGTCCAAGCTGATTATTGGTGCACCTCGAAACTGGTCGCAAAACGTCCTCTTTTGGAATATTGCACTTGATCCATCCGGCGGTCCGGCCAATGGTGGATGTACCAACTGCAGAGGTGTAGTGACCATCGACCCGTTAAGCGGTGCCGTTACAAAAAATGTAGAATACTATGCGATTGGACATGCCAGCAAATTTGTTCGTCCAGGTGCGGTACGTATTGATTCTACCCACTATAGTGGAAGTATCGAAACAGTCGCTTATCGTAACCCCGATGGTACGCTGGTCCTGATTGCCGCCAATACGGGAGAGAACACCAAGACCTTTAAGGTTCGGCAGGGAAATCACGTTTTCAAATCAACCCTTCCATCCAAGTCAGCAGCTACCTTTCAATGGGAGCCTACAACTTCCTGA